In Elaeis guineensis isolate ETL-2024a chromosome 1, EG11, whole genome shotgun sequence, a genomic segment contains:
- the LOC105039262 gene encoding histone H4: MSGRGKVGKGLGKGGAKRHRKVLRDNIQGITKPAIRRLARRGGVKRISGLIYEETRGVLKIFLENVIRDAVTYTEHARRKTVTAMDVVYALKRQGRTLYGFGG; the protein is encoded by the coding sequence ATGTCGGGACGTGGAAAGGTAGGCAAGGGATTGGGGAAGGGCGGTGCGAAGCGCCACCGCAAGGTCCTCCGGGACAACATCCAGGGCATCACCAAGCCTGCCATCCGGCGTCTCGCACGGCGTGGCGGCGTGAAGCGCATCAGCGGCCTCATCTACGAGGAGACGAGAGGCGTCCTCAAGATCTTCCTCGAGAACGTCATCCGCGACGCTGTCACCTACACCGAGCACGCCCGCCGGAAGACGGTCACCGCCATGGACGTCGTCTACGCCCTCAAGCGCCAGGGCCGCACCCTCTACGGCTTCGGTGGCTAG
- the LOC105039263 gene encoding uncharacterized protein encodes MACLALSLQPANGADVLLQTLEWFPPARALAALAAFRQTRLAFTATAGPHKQQPPATASHLAPGDLDSALGDDPLAASSGQVVVGIESKYRVVYRLVNTIYVLGITTIDRDSDRGRTNNIFDCIHTVNQAVSVVVAACRGVDVTPEKLHRKYPEIYMALDIVLRGVGSVRLATILSSIHGDSIAKMVHTAIDAENRVRGADTWSGGAEALSLDRRANLDSFSKAFFELPAETLAAGDEVAAAIAPVTASLPADEQQKDQAEEAAEEKDPFAASEKINKLEDALVGGFKKSKDTASAGADPTAALAGLEVTTLPPAEATKPTFIGVEGFEGEYGGIEFGNEEASLSEAFEGLGGDAPFGGGLDASEFVTTAKKPIKPQGLSGLELLATSQSTTTGPTAAAGAGAPLENLLVTKTQEMTDPEMYIHEEINGEFRESLLARVGLKGTVFLRTLPPKKAAGKETEFSFHLDGTSGIKRAVLQSSRVSSLDNGMFHVRTPSMEEPIPILQYSLQPRFTPLPLRVRLVKRHSGTLFSVMIQYASNPALPAPLSNVTFIVKLPVDPTLLNVSPKAVLDRGERVLRWHVPDVPLKGPPGKLRARMPVDQDSADGELEVVGMVKFSAQGSITLSGVSLQPVSDGIAHFNVVGHRFESGSYLCT; translated from the coding sequence ATGGCGTGCCTCGCACTCTCCCTCCAGCCCGCCAACGGCGCCGACGTCCTTCTCCAGACGCTCGAGTGGTTCCCCCCGGCTCGCGCCCTCGCCGCCCTCGCCGCCTTCCGGCAGACTCGCCTCGCTTTCACCGCCACCGCCGGCCCCCACAAGCAGCAGCCCCCCGCCACCGCGTCCCACCTCGCCCCCGGCGACCTCGACTCCGCCCTCGGTGACGACCCCCTTGCCGCGTCCAGCGGCCAGGTCGTGGTTGGCATCGAGAGCAAGTACCGCGTCGTCTACCGCCTCGTCAACACCATCTACGTCCTCGGCATCACCACCATCGACCGCGACTCCGACCGCGGCCGCACCAACAACATCTTCGATTGCATACACACCGTCAACCAGGCCGTCAGCGTCGTCGTCGCCGCCTGCCGCGGCGTCGACGTTACCCCCGAGAAGCTCCACCGCAAGTACCCCGAGATCTACATGGCCCTTGACATCGTCCTTCGTGGCGTCGGAAGCGTTCGCCTCGCCACCATCCTCTCCTCTATCCATGGTGACAGCATTGCCAAGATGGTCCACACCGCCATCGACGCCGAGAACCGCGTCCGGGGCGCCGATACGTGGTCCGGCGGCGCCGAGGCCCTCTCCCTCGATCGCCGTGCCAACCTCGACTCCTTCTCCAAGGCTTTCTTCGAGCTCCCGGCGGAGACCCTCGCCGCCGGGGACGAGGTCGCCGCGGCCATCGCCCCTGTCACCGCCTCCCTCCCTGCGGACGAGCAGCAGAAGGACCAGGCCGAGGAGGCCGCAGAGGAGAAGGATCCGTTCGCCGCCAGCGAGAAGATCAACAAACTGGAGGACGCCCTGGTAGGAGGGTTCAAGAAAAGCAAGGATACGGCTTCCGCTGGGGCGGATCCCACTGCAGCCCTCGCCGGGCTCGAGGTTACGACGCTCCCTCCGGCCGAAGCCACGAAACCCACCTTCATCGGAGTTGAAGGgttcgaaggagaatatggtgggATTGAATTTGGCAATGAGGAAGCCTCCCTCTCGGAGGCATTCGAAGGTCTCGGTGGCGATGCGCCATTTGGAGGTGGCCTTGATGCCTCTGAGTTTGTAACGACCGCCAAGAAGCCCATCAAGCCCCAGGGATTGAGTGGTCTTGAGTTGCTCGCTACTAGCCAGAGCACCACAACAGGGCCTACTGCTGCAGCTGGAGCTGGCGCGCCTCTGGAGAATCTCTTGGTGACAAAGACCCAGGAGATGACAGACCCGGAGATGTACATCCATGAAGAGATCAATGGCGAGTTCAGGGAGTCTTTGCTTGCCCGTGTAGGCTTGAAAGGCACCGTCTTTTTGCGAACATTGCCTCCGAAGAAGGCTGCCGGAAAGGAAACGGAGTTCTCTTTCCATCTCGACGGCACCTCCGGAATCAAGAGGGCTGTGCTGCAGAGTTCTCGTGTCAGTAGCCTAGATAATGGAATGTTCCACGTTAGGACTCCATCGATGGAAGAGCCCATTCCAATACTCCAATATAGTTTACAACCCCGGTTCACTCCTCTGCCTCTGAGGGTCCGTCTAGTGAAGCGGCACAGTGGCACCCTGTTTTCGGTGATGATACAGTATGCCTCCAACCCAGCATTGCCAGCACCATTGAGCAATGTGACATTCATTGTGAAGCTACCCGTTGATCCGACCCTGCTTAATGTTTCACCAAAGGCAGTTTTAGATCGAGGGGAAAGAGTGCTTAGGTGGCACGTGCCTGATGTTCCTCTGAAGGGTCCGCCAGGCAAGCTGAGGGCACGAATGCCTGTTGATCAAGACTCAGCAGATGGTGAGCTCGAAGTTGTAGGTATGGTGAAATTTTCTGCTCAAGGGTCTATCACATTGTCCGGTGTATCTCTTCAGCCAGTATCTGATGGCATTGCACACTTCAATGTGGTTGGCCATAGGTTTGAGAGTGGGAGTTATTTATGTACTTGA